The window ATCTATAGGAAGGTAACTGCATTCTTCTGGGCTctcttcaccccaccccacccctttcagCTATCGGATCTCTTACATGCCCTCTGTGCAATAGAAGTCTTAGGATGTTTTTTCAGAAACAAGTCCAATTCAATAGAActtgctcccaagtaaatgtgcaaaCAAAACACAACTTTAATTTGCAATTTGCAACTTTAATTTGCAATAAATGGCAACAATTTATAACTTGGTAAATTTGGTGGGGatgaagcttttaaaaatacagctaaAATATAATTTTGTCTGATAACAGAAAATCCATTCAGTCTGCTATGCCTGTGGCTCTTCATAACACACTCCTACTTGAATAGGGTTCAATATAACCAGTAAGTTTTATAGAAATGGGCTCATGATTCTTTGAATCAATTTTCCATGTAACTCCAAGCCAACTGAATTTTCCTTCATGTTCCAGGTTTTAGAGAAAAGGTACTTTGAAGTCAAAGACATGCTCAACGTGGCAAAGAGGGAAATCACAATATGCATGTTTTTCAAagctatgaggctgttctcacatgcagcctaacctaggctagggaagcccagcctgggttaggctgcatgttaGAACCACTGGGGTTGGGCCCgatctggcagggctgtgctGCCTTGCCTAGCTTTTCACACTAGCTTTTCACTGGGGATAAGGCTTGCCATTAACCccagctctgggattgtgtgcagaggcgtatctagagaaaatagcgcctagggcaagcactgaaattgcacccctgtccaaacatctgacacccatctttcagataactttaccataatatcagctcaaaaatacaagtcaagctccttaatcttttaatatttcaaaaactatttagcagtggacgtaggcagaccaaaaaatgctggaaaactacaaatttcagtatgttggggctcatgaaatacccaaatactatgtggaggtgtacttggaaaactaaacagaagtgcttgtctaattctctactatgcattgtagcatcactattacataagttttaaaaataaatggagaatttgacttttcccagatactctgaaaataattaaaggatatgcagagtaaactgtgtcactgcttggaatatattctagtatttcagaaagacagttaaaatgagagaaagagagcaagaaactcccagtgggtcttaatactaaggatttcacactgattcaaagacaaactcaccattaatattattaagacatcacatttaactcatcacaagaagcaaagtgagagcaaatgaatacaatcctagctcataagcttcagctcaatattcacaagccctgatggtacatagtgccaatctgaatatgtgtacagtgacttatattaaatgttaaaaaaattttttaacctgtagcccccttggggggcttcctaaaggccatggggtgggggtctgcaaaggttccccctccccctgctggcttctagggtgttgcagggaccatttgagcatatgtggtggccatttttaaaaattatatatatatatatatatatatatatatatatatatatatatatatatatttaaaaatggctgctgaaaacaaaatggcctctgtgcatgctcaaatggcctctgcgaggctggcatggcctagggcctcacagaggccatatgagcatgtgcagtggccattaaaattttatttttaattttaaaaaatggcaccccccttcaagcgGCACCTGggacacatgccctgcctgccccacactagatacacccctgattaTGTGTTCGCTTCAACTGCATTCAGCCCTCCTGGAGGATCCTGTCAATGAACCACACTCccggtgtggtgcattgtgggatatccagaggctgggacacattgtcacAGCCCCTAGAGCTCCATGTTGCCATCTGGGGACATGGTTTGTgttcccagcaacatttctgtTATCGTCTGGTGGGCGAGGGGGGGGAGGCGAGTTGGATcggccttccccactgcccacccggTCATGTGTATGGCCCGTGTATCAGTTGAGAGAAGGATAACTAGGTTAaccagaagtttttttttttaaaaaacaaagcaacaattCTTGCATCAGGATTAATGAAAGCCTTAGGACCATGATTCTCAAATTGTCACTGTTACGTCTATATGATAATTGCTGAGAAGGCATGAGCAGAAACTGGAAAAGGAATTGAGAAGAGTATACAGGAAATACCGAACTCTTTTCAATTGCACAATAATGTCACACTTGTCAATATTAAGAGTTTCTACAGCCCCGCAAAAGACAGGTGAAGACAATGCATAACAATGAtttttgcaaaaatcatttcaGTATGAAGAATGAAGGATACGACCTATTCTTGCTTAACAGTCCTGTACAAACTAATGTTTTGAACTTCCTTTTTATAATACCTGTAGCTCAGACTTATTGCAGTGCACTCTAGTGGCTTTGAAAAAGAGCCCTTTGCACAAGAGGCCCTTGTACTCATAAATATTCATTCactcaatttatatactgcccttcctaaactggctcagggcagttcactttttaaataaaaaatcaaacacattaaaatcaaaaacacataacacatttaaaaaaaagatttaaaccagattaaaattaaaacgaGGTATCATtagaagccaggctaaaaagataggtaTTTAAGgcactcctgaaggcctccaaggaggaTAATCATTTTACATCCACGGGGAAcgcgttccacaacccaggggaaACAAGTGAGAAGGCCCAATCCAAGGTTACCacatgaaccagtggcacctgaagacggacctctcccgatgatcttcATGAGTGATGGGAATCTtgcagagaaaggcactctctcaagtaacccagaCTTAAGCCAGTCAGGGCTtcagaggtaataaccagcactttgtaccttgcccagaaacatttcagcagccagttccactgtttaagaacaggcataacgTTGTTTCTCCaggatatcccagagaccaagctggctgccgcattttagaCTAACTGAAGTTACcgaactatgtgcaaaggcagtccTGCATAGAGCTTAtcacagtagtccaatctggaagtTAACAGCTGGTATGCCACTGTTTTCAggccattctcctcaaggaatgagtggagttgtcaaatcaattgcagctggtaaaaagtgctcctggccacagccacaACCTGAGGTGccagggtgagacccgggtccaagagcactcccaagctatgagcctgttctttctggggaagtgtaagcttgtccagaacaggaaattctatcccatcttgcagattacaacttCCAACAATtagcttggattcagcttcagtttattatccctcatccagcccattactaccagtaggtaggcatttaaggggctaataccatttcctgataacagtgacaaggagaaatagatttgggtttcatcaacatattgataacagccagcaccaaatcctctgaggacctcacccagaggtttcatgtagatgttaaaaagcactgctgacagaatggagccttaaGGACACCATGtagtagctcccatttagaagagcaactgtcaccaagcgccaccatctgaaatctaccaagacacaggagtggaaccactgtaaaacagtgcctcctatccccaaatccttcaggcaatccagaagcataccatggtcaatagtatcgaaagtaagagatccaaaagaacccagtagactcacactccctctgtaaatTTCCTGGCAAATTTCAACTATCAGACTGATCACGGCTATCTATTAGGTATGGGAATAAAGTATAATGTAATAAAAATTCAGGCAGTAATTAACTATTCCAaaactggcaatttttaaaagggtggAAATAATCAAATATATGGAGAAAAATGAGACAAATTAATGTATTGCTCCTTTTTGacaattttaaattatgtttgcCACTTTAGATAATTGTTTGGAATAGCAGCCTATGATCTTAATCAAACAAAATTCTTATGAAAACGTATTAGGTGAACATTGTTTATTAGGGGCCATATTACTTTTAAATATTATCTAGCTAGAACAGAATGCTCTGTTATCCTTTAATATTTAGGCTCAAACTCAAATCACTATGTCTGACCCAAGAAGCAGACAATGAACAAAAGTTGAGAGCAACGTATTATAAGAGAGCAAGTGGAATTTCTGGATGCATATCGAGATATTCAGTTCTTTAAAGACTATCAAACAGCTGCCATGGAAAATGTTAAATAAGCTGCTTTACACAATCACCCAAACCTGGGTTTATCTGCCTTTAAACCAGaattgcatgcacatgtgaatgagGGCAAAACCTCCAAGCCCAGGCTGTCCAAAACTGGGTAACCTTGCTCCTAATCCTAAGGTCATGGGGGTTTCCTGCCTCCTGGTCATGTGGTGGGAAGGTTCTTCTGATTTTCAGAGCCCCTCCCAGCTCTGAACTCACCGCTGCAGCGCTCATCTAGGAGCACGGATTGCAGAACCCAATGGAGGTGCTGCTCATCTGTTCAGCATGGGGTAAGGACTCTTCCAAGCCCCCAAACACCCTGTTCAGATTGTGCCAAGCACCCAATGTGTAAGAAGTCCACCAGAttttagtggtggggccatgactTGGTCCACAATTTCTCTAACTTTCATAGAGCTTCTTAGGGAAACAAAATTTCCCAGGTATCAACTGTTTCTTGGTTATTGTGATGTATCAAACATAATTTGTGAGATACATGTTGAAAGTGCATATCCTAAAGTGTCCTAATTTACTGAAAAGTCTATTTACAATGTGTGATTACCGGTCTTCTGAAAGTCATTAAAGAATAAACAAACCTTACTTTATTAGCCACTTCCTAATTAACTTACATATTCTTGCTACATGGTCCTAGGATGTTAACTTAATTAAAATTCTCTGTAGTGCATGTTTATGGTATCATAGAAATAAATAATCCTTAAACTGCCTGTGCATTGCCTCAGTGACAACTGGAAAGCCAATATGTTAAAATATGCAGTTATAATTATTACTGAGAATGCAGCACAAGTCAAAGTGACCTGAGTTAAAACCTGATGCTATAAGCATGAGTTAAATATTCCTATTCAGTTTTCCACAAGTGCCTTAGTGTACAGAATGATTAGGTACGCATGCACAATCATTTTCTTTTATCGTGCACCTTATACACTGTCCTTTATACGCCTGAGTTTTCCAAGCAGCTTGCATTATGATACAGAGGTACTGCTCAACAAAGTAAACAACAATTTTGCTGCATGCTTGTTCTTGCTTCTATAAGCATAAAGATCCTCACTTGGTCCTGTCCATAGTCTATACAGGAGGATCTTGCTGATCCAACATCGACAGTTTTGCGTATCCGTGGTTGGATAGTTGACATATGACCTCAGTATACGTGAATAAAAACcaggagggaaagggttaaatctgTGTATTCATGGATTGGCGTGgctcataataaataaataaataaagttaatccccccccccaaaatattGGTGGAATGGAGATGCTTGGAGGATATTGCTGGACCACTGGGGGCCTGCTAAGCATGGTAGGCCACTTCCCCTCACATTTCTAGGACCATTTTCACAGTTCTTTCCTCTTTTGCGACCTCTGGGAACTTAACCCCTGCAATCCTAGAGATATGATCCAGTATTCAGTTTCATTATCCATAGTAATGGCAGAGAACTGAACCCCCATGAATACTAAGATCCTCCTGTATGGCAtaacagagaaagaaagatacTAACAATATTGAAAGGCCAGTGGAGCTTAAGACCTATTAtttgttgggatttatgtgtatatacataggaacaaaggaagctgccattgggaACAATTGGCATTTAAAACCTGTGGACAAGAATCCAGAGATTATGTTCCCATAAGGAGTCCAATGTAAGTTTTTACCCATTTTATTTTGAACAGCAGACTCAAAGCCATATCACAAATTGTTTCTGAAACTCCCCTCAATATCAAAAGCAGCTTGTCATGTGGCATGGGGAAACTACTGttcaagaaaaataaatctaaagCCTGCTTAAGTTCACAGTCCAAGCTGAACCACTCTTTTGATCCTAGTTATAGATCCGTTGGGGGAAATGGATAATTCCCATTACCAAAATTCAAAATGAGGGATTTTAATATATTTTGATGAGTATAGATGCAATCTAGCCAGCTCTCCTTTATTATATTGTTAATTGCTCTGGAAATATTTACTGAAGAGCAGCATACAAGAATCTCAAAGCaacctaaacaaacaaacattgaaatgaatgaagaTTGATTGGGAAAAGTGCTTAGTGGGTTGCTCCCCTAATTTGCAGTTTCactcaaattaaaaataaatcgaTCTTTAAAACTTGTGCTGGCTGCTTATAATTTATACTCTGTATCACACTGCAATTGAAGACAGCCACGGATCCCTATATTTATTAAACTGAATCACCTGACAATAGAACTCGGTTAAGGCTCTTGGCATGGATGAGACCTCCTCCCATTCAGACCTACTGCTATGGTAGACCTGTACTTCATCGGTGATTTCATCAGGAGCATAATCACCTCCAAGGATGTAGATTTTATCTTCTATTCCAACAGCTCCTGCGTTAAAACCAGCACATTCAAAAGAACCTTCCCCTTTCCAGACACATGTCTCTGGGCAAAAACTATAAACTTTGTAGGTGGAAAGGTCACAGATGTATAATGTACAGTTCACGGGAACAGCTTTGATTAACGTTGCGTGAAAGAACTGCCCAAATTCTGCGACCAGCTCAGACCACTGATTGGTTGCAGCATTATACTTAAAGAAACAATCAAGAGATGGATTAAAAGCATCAGTAATTTCTACTTCTGAACCAAGCACATAAATTATATTCTGACATGCACTTGCTTCGGGATAGTAGATGCCTCTTGGTAACGGACTCACAGATTTCCATTCTTTTGACAAAGGACTGTATGCCTCCACATCCAGAAGACTTCTGATATCCTGAGATGCCCTTGTCCTTCCCCCTATTACGAACAGTTGATTTAGGGTCACAACAGATGTGTGCATTGTCCTTGGCTTCTTCATATCAGATACCAATGAAAAGCTATCATTTGCTGGGCAATAACACCAGGTTTGGTCAGTGGCATCGTGAAATGTTTCAGCGATATGAAGTCTAATAGTCCGGAAACAGTTCCCTTTGCAACCACCGGTTATAAAATTTTTTTCACCATAACTAGATAAACTTGATCCAGGCAGATCCatgatgtgcgtgtgtgtgagttCTTTCCATTTATCAGTTTTAATATTATAGCAAAATGTATGTCGATGTACTCCATTTTCCTCCGTTTTGTGAACCAGGATATACTTCTCAGTTGTTGAAGGGCGAGGGTCTGGAAACAGACCGCTAAAAGTTTGCACATTTTTAATTGCTTCATTGATTATTACTGAGCAGCCAGTGCTTGCAAGCAACTGTTCTTCAGAGTATAAAATGTCCTGCAGTGTCTTCTCAGATAACTGATGTAATCTCACTTTTTTCATCAAGTGAGGAAGATGCTTCTGTCTTGTTTCTACATTATGCTTTGTCCACCGAAAGACAGCTTTCATAACAGACTCCTCATCCGGGACATTCAGCTCATCAGCTTCTAGACATTTTTGTAATATCTCAAAATTCATTTCCAGGAAATCGTTAGATTGGAGCAAGAAGGAAAAATGCTCTTGTGCATACCCGAGTGTATGATCAAACAACTGAGCAGAACCGTAACTTTCAGAAATAGATAACAGTTGCAAACAGTTGACAAGATCAATGTTCTTAATTAGAAAGTCACTGCAAGCTTTTGAAAGAAGTGAAACTTGAAGAAAGGATGACAGCTGGAAAAACATTTCTACGTTATCATTTGTTATCTCAGTTCTTCCAGTGTAGGCATAATCTAGAAAAGCCTTCATTGCCTTGGGTGATAAATTACTAATAGTAACACTCCCATCGTCTCTTTCTTTCATGTTAACTTCAAACATGGCCCTGtagttaaaaataaagaaaatgaacATACAGTAAATATCAATATCTGTGCTGTcttggagaaaagaaaagaaaagaaaagaacaaacacaAATCCTAGAACTTGAATAAGGCATCTTCAATAAATGTACTTCGAACAAAACTTTGGGTAaattgctactgctactactacaaacatttatataccgctgagcatgtatgtgtacacacacacacacacacacacacacacacagaggagaacTCGGTATTCACAGGGGTCCCATTCTTTGCTACTACCACGGAAACCACAAAAACTGGGTTATTGGTGCAATGGGATcgcggggttaggttccaggagaGGAAAATCAGGTGGAAATtgacattggggggtggggggatgctttcctttttaaaatggggcTAAAAGACCCTAGACATGCAGGGGGGGCTAATGTCCTCcgtgggtccccagcagtccaggaatgccccccaggAGTTGCAAATCGGCCATAAATTGGCCAAAACCCACCAATTTtgtctgggtttttttaaggcGGGGGGGCTAAAAGTCCCTAGAAATGTGAAGGGGGtgcctaccatgctccatgggtccccagaagtCAAGCAATGCCCCTAAGAGTTAAAAACTAGCTGAAAATCacaattttaaatcagtttttttaaaaaatatgagccataaaatggttccctatGTCAAAATGGAAGCCAGAAATGAACTCCGAGgttatttccggccacccccTGACCCGCGGACACATGGATCTAACCTTTTACCTCCCTCGCCCCGCATATATTGTGGTAGGGTGACtattacccaaccacagatatgcgaAACTGCAGACAGAGAATCCGCGATTAATGAGGttcttgtgtgtgtatgtgtacacacacacacacacacacacacaaacacacttgcaCACACAACACCTGAGAAAATGAATAAATTCATTTTCAATACAAATACCATGTTGAGAAAACTGGAAGTATTTTAGCATTAAAGTTTTCACCACTTACTTAATTTGGTTTAATATATTTAGACCTCATTCAGCTCAGGGATTGATAGGTAATTGTAAAATTGACTTCAAAAACAAAATTAGATCAGTTAATAGGCCAGGATCTATAGAGCTCCTttaaactaaaaatatatatattaaaaaatcagcTGACCAACTGATTAAAAAAAAGCATTTTAGGCAATTTTTTCTTTGATCAGTTGACCACCTTCTCCCATGTCTTGTCACATGCAACATGTGACTACTGTTTGAAAGATGGGAAAATATATATAAGATCCTTGTTCTGGATTCTAAACATAAGTAGAACCATTTTAGTGGCCATTGACTGACATGTAAAAAGATTACATTCCCTGGTTCGGCTTGCTCCTAAATTTTAAATTCTTGAACAGTAAGAGTGAATGGAATCTTTcattattatttctgtttctgtACATCTTCTCTGAGATCTTCATTACCAGCCattgtaaagagagagagagagagagagagagagagagagagagagagagagagagagatacaaagATACAATGCAAGGAAAACAATTTTGATCTGAAGTTATAAATTTTGTAGCATCATGTCCAAAAATATTTAATGACCAACATTTATTCAAATTGTCACAAACTGGAAATTTATGTTTGTAACAGATGCCCCGCAGCAAGGGAGATTTGCACATGAAAGCAGCCTTATGAGCACATAGCTGATGTGAATGCAAATATGCCTCTGGGGTTGTGGATGTGCAACCCCATCTTTATTGTGGTGTTCACCTGGCCCCATTAATTTGTGTAGATGCAACTTTTAATACAGGTGGGAATGTGGATTCCAATCTGGAGTCACTTCTTATTACACATAAGGTTATATGCAACAAGCCATGATGTATAATATTATCCTATGAAAACAATTTTAAGATAGCTATCATTTCTTAATGACTATATTTACTCAGGCCCGAAATGTATAAAATGACACATCTTTCCTTTCAGAGGTCAAAATAAGACAAAAAATAGTTCTACATTTTGAGTTCATTGCTATGGTTCCATGAAATGACCCAGCTACATTCAactgaagttttaaaaacatccaTGTACACAAGAGCAACATTAGAAGTAGATTTACCTGAAAAAGTCGCTGCATGCTGCTAGTACACAACGATGACATGGAATTATTTCATCTTTCACGAGTATTTTAAAGTCAAAATAGATATTTTGATCTCGAAAGCTCTGTAGTACATTTAAGATTTGCTGGCCATGGCCTTCAGCCACCAAGGAGTTGATTTTCTTTTCAGGCATTGAAATTCCATTGCAAGCAGGCTTGCTAATGGAATTATATTGGTTGTCCATGTTTTCTTCACTCTGTTCTTATTGCTGAAAAGATGAAATTAAAGTTACTGACATGATGATAccactattttttttaagtgcaagtaaaataaataagtttcatAATATTTAATATGTAGATATGATTTATTTTGATTTACATCCCACTCTATCCAATGGGCTAGGTATGGCTAACAATGTTTTCCTCTAGTGGCCCAAGACAGTGAAGGGATTCCACATTGCAAAACAGATGGGAATTCACAAACCCCTCCAAATGGTATAAAGCAGGTTGAGATTTCATTAGAAACTTGCTCCTGGATACGAGTTGCACTCCAAACATGTAGGAACTCACCTGCAGAAGGTGCTAGCCTGGAATGAATATGTTTCACTGTAACTGTCATAGGCTCATAAGCAGTGGTCTCTCTCgttcttttcatctctgtgcggaatgagttttgttctgggcggcagtattaaggcactgtgtgcgcacatgcattcagagtggggccttcctgattcaacctgagcagaatcattaactgagcagacatcgaaaaacttgtgagtgcacgcacgtgcgcacaccttagaggaaacagggCTCATAAGGCTCGAAAGCTtgcacatttgcccatatgaatctgccagggccctccactcatcatctcaggccctgctcatgaccccgctactaacagagatctggttggcagggactagagacaaccttttcagttgtggccctttggctttggaacaataatgattgtggttttaatctgtcaacttttttttttaataagttaatttttattacttttattgtataggaacataggaagctgccttatactgagtcagaccataggtccatctagctcagtattgtcttcactgactgtcagcagcttctccaagattgcaggcaggaatctctctcagccctatcttggagatgccagggagggaacttggaaccttctgctcttcccagagcggctccatcccctgaggggaatatcttacagtgctcacacttctagtctcccattcatatgcaaccaggcagaccctgcttagctaaggggacaagtcatgcttgctaccacaagaccagctctcctctcccttgtgtcttgtgtctatcttattgttgtgagccaccccgagaagtagtgcactggaggggcggggtataaatattgaaAATACATAATAATTAATAAGCTCAAAGGATGCAATCATATGCATCGCTACCAGGGGGTGAGTTCCACTGATTGCAAAAAGACTTAGTGAttaggctgtaactcagtggcaaaTCATCTGCTTTCCATGTAGAAGGCCTAGGTTCAGTCGCTGTCATCTCAGGCAGAACTGGAAAATACCCATCTGAAgtggctggagagctgctgccagtcagtacagaaaGTACTGagtttagatggaccaatggtctgacccagtataaggcagcttcctgtgtagggacttacttatgagtagacAGAATTGCACTAGAAATATattatattgatttatttatcaaatttctatactgcctgacatgtgcatcgcTAGGCAGTGTTTATAAGTTaatacacaacaaatataaaaacaggatacaaTGATGAAAGCAATTatgatataaaaacaattaaaattaattaaaagcccaagaaaacaggtgtgtcttaagggtctttttaaaaacagccagagagagggaaactctgattttaacagggagtgcattccagaaccccagggtagccacagagaaggcccggtcctgagtagccaccaaatgaggtggtggtagccataaccggacctccccagatgaggAGGTCCTCATAGACTTGGAAGAGCAGGAGGGTTGGTCAGCTCTGAGCAGGCGTTGGaaaagaagacctccaaggtcgcTTTCAGCTGTAAAATTTTATGATAATCTCATTGTGTTTATTAAAAAGCGATACAACCGGCCACAAAATCTTCTCTTAGAGCACAATCCTGCTCTCAATGTGGAGAGAGCAGGGTGCAGAAAGTGGGCATCTCTGCAGTTCCCATTGGGTCCCAGGCCACGCACATTTATGCTACACCATCTCTGGTGTTGGTCCATGGCTAATACAATGAAAAACTCTGTTTACTAAAAGCAAAGCAAGCCACACTGAAACTTCTCTTCATAAGTAACTCAATTACAGATAATTAATATTCAGTCACCTCATTCCAGGCTTGCAAAATTACTGTTGATATTCTGAGGTATGAATTCACAAAAAGTGGCATTTTTCAATAATACATGCTAGGATTATTTTATTAGACAGAAGGGACACATGTAGACTTGAAAGTTTTTTGTGCTTCAGAATTACTTTATGAAACAGCATGATCCCAGCATGAGATACTGAAATCAAACTGATTCCTAGAGGCATTCCAGAGAC of the Hemicordylus capensis ecotype Gifberg chromosome 3, rHemCap1.1.pri, whole genome shotgun sequence genome contains:
- the KBTBD3 gene encoding kelch repeat and BTB domain-containing protein 3; translation: MDNQYNSISKPACNGISMPEKKINSLVAEGHGQQILNVLQSFRDQNIYFDFKILVKDEIIPCHRCVLAACSDFFRAMFEVNMKERDDGSVTISNLSPKAMKAFLDYAYTGRTEITNDNVEMFFQLSSFLQVSLLSKACSDFLIKNIDLVNCLQLLSISESYGSAQLFDHTLGYAQEHFSFLLQSNDFLEMNFEILQKCLEADELNVPDEESVMKAVFRWTKHNVETRQKHLPHLMKKVRLHQLSEKTLQDILYSEEQLLASTGCSVIINEAIKNVQTFSGLFPDPRPSTTEKYILVHKTEENGVHRHTFCYNIKTDKWKELTHTHIMDLPGSSLSSYGEKNFITGGCKGNCFRTIRLHIAETFHDATDQTWCYCPANDSFSLVSDMKKPRTMHTSVVTLNQLFVIGGRTRASQDIRSLLDVEAYSPLSKEWKSVSPLPRGIYYPEASACQNIIYVLGSEVEITDAFNPSLDCFFKYNAATNQWSELVAEFGQFFHATLIKAVPVNCTLYICDLSTYKVYSFCPETCVWKGEGSFECAGFNAGAVGIEDKIYILGGDYAPDEITDEVQVYHSSRSEWEEVSSMPRALTEFYCQVIQFNKYRDPWLSSIAV